The Populus trichocarpa isolate Nisqually-1 chromosome 2, P.trichocarpa_v4.1, whole genome shotgun sequence genome has a window encoding:
- the LOC7478832 gene encoding putative indole-3-acetic acid-amido synthetase GH3.9 isoform X1: protein MDGKKLEYKGWVALKEIERLTEKADEVQETILKAILMQNGETEYLSKYMKGSKDVDEFKFHVPVITYKDVCPYIQRIATGEDSSLVTGHPVTEMLCSSGTSAGEPKLMPSIAEDLDRRTFVYNLIMPIMNQYIFGLDEGKAMFLYFIKAEMSTPCGLPARTVLTSYYKSKHFKCRTRDAFNDFTSPDQAILCKDSNQSMYCQLLSGLVHRHQVLRLGAVFASAFLRAISFLERNWGRLCNDIRSGDLDPTITDPECRSCMSMLLTSPNPSLADEIEDICSNTSWKGILCHLWPRAKYIEAVVTGSMAQYIPSLEYYSEGKLPLVCTMYASSECYFGVNLKPLCDPADVAFTLLPNMCYFEFIHLGENGTWLVNKDEEGEVPNDKLVNLVNVRLGSYYELVVTTFAGLYRYRIGDVLRVTGFHNKAPQFQFICRRNVVLSIDNDKTNEEDLHKSITAAKKLLEPYDALLVEYTSYADTSSVPGHYVLYWEILHDASFPDSSAQLDVKLLQECCISVEEELDYVYRRCRAHDKSVGPLEIRVVESGTFEALMDFFIGQGASINQYKTPRSIKSNAALKLLNSHVKASAFSPRDPAWIP, encoded by the exons atGGATGGAAAGAAATTGGAGTACAAAGGTTGGGTTGCGTTGAAAGAAATTGAGAGGCTCACAGAGAAGGCTGATGAAGTTCAGGAAACTATACTGAAAGCGATCTTAATGCAAAATGGGGAAACTGAGTATTTGAGTAAGTACATGAAGGGGTCAAAGGACGTAGACGAGTTTAAGTTCCATGTCCCTGTCATTACTTACAAGGATGTCTGTCCTTATATCCAAAGGATTGCTACTGGAGAAGACTCTTCTCTTGTCACCGGTCATCCTGTTACTGAGATGTTATGCAG TTCAGGGACTTCTGCAGGAGAGCCTAAGTTAATGCCATCAATAGCAGAAGATCTAGATCGCCGAACCTTTGTATATAACCTCATCATGCCGATAATGAACCA GTACATCTTTGGTCTTGATGAGGGCAAAGCAATGTTCCTGTACTTTATCAAGGCGGAAATGTCTACTCCCTGTGGCTTACCAGCTCGAACTGTGCTAACTAGTTACTACAAAAGCAAACACTTCAAGTGCCGAACCCGTGATGCATTCAATGATTTCACTAGCCCGGACCAAGCCATCCTATGCAAGGATAGCAACCAGAGCATGTATTGCCAGTTGCTATCTGGTCTAGTTCACCGTCATCAAGTCCTAAGGCTTGGAGCTGTGTTTGCGTCAGCTTTTCTTCGAGCCATTTCATTTCTTGAGCGCAACTGGGGTCGTCTATGCAATGATATACGCAGTGGTGACTTAGATCCTACCATCACAGATCCTGAATGTCGTTCATGCATGTCAATGTTACTAACATCACCAAATCCTTCTCTTGCGGATGAGATTGAGGATATTTGTAGCAATACATCATGGAAGGGAATTTTATGTCACCTTTGGCCCAGAGCTAAGTACATTGAGGCGGTGGTGACTGGGTCTATGGCACAATATATACCATCGCTTGAGTATTATAGTGAAGGGAAGTTGCCCTTGGTGTGTACAATGTATGCATCCTCAGAGTGTTATTTCGGTGTCAATTTGAAACCTTTATGCGATCCTGCAGACGTGGCTTTTACCCTCTTGCCTAACATGTGTTATTTTGAGTTTATACATCTGGGAGAGAATGGGACCTGGTTAGTGAACAAAGATGAGGAAGGAGAAGTGCCCAATGATAAGCTTGTCAATTTGGTGAATGTTAGACTCGGCTCCTACTATGAGTTGGTGGTTACTACCTTTGCTG GGCTATATCGTTATCGTATAGGCGATGTACTCCGAGTGACAGGATTTCACAATAAAGCCCCGCAATTCCAATTCATTTGTAGGAGAAATGTCGTTCTCAGCATTGACAATGACAAAACTAACGAGGAAGATCTTCACAAGAGCATCACAGCTGCGAAGAAATTACTGGAACCCTATGATGCCCTCCTCGTGGAATACACTAGCTATGCAGACACATCGTCTGTACCGGGGCACTATGTGCTGTATTGGGAAATTCTCCATGATGCATCATTCCCAGACTCTTCAGCCCAACTTGATGTCAAACTACTCCAAGAATGTTGCATTAGTGTAGAAGAAGAACTTGATTATGTGTACAGGCGATGCCGTGCTCACGACAAGTCTGTAGGACCACTAGAGATACGTGTGGTGGAGTCTGGCACATTTGAGGCACTAATGGATTTTTTCATTGGCCAAGGGGCATCAATCAATCAGTATAAAACACCAAGGAGCATCAAGTCGAATGCTGCTCTTAAGTTACTTAATTCCCATGTTAAGGCATCAGCTTTTAGTCCAAGAGATCCTGCTTGGATCCCTTGA
- the LOC7478832 gene encoding putative indole-3-acetic acid-amido synthetase GH3.9 isoform X2 — MDGKKLEYKGWVALKEIERLTEKADEVQETILKAILMQNGETEYLSKYMKGSKDVDEFKFHVPVITYKDVCPYIQRIATGEDSSLVTGHPVTEMLCSSGTSAGEPKLMPSIAEDLDRRTFVYNLIMPIMNQYIFGLDEGKAMFLYFIKAEMSTPCGLPARTVLTSYYKSKHFKCRTRDAFNDFTSPDQAILCKDSNQSMYCQLLSGLVHRHQVLRLGAVFASAFLRAISFLERNWGRLCNDIRSGDLDPTITDPECRSCMSMLLTSPNPSLADEIEDICSNTSWKGILCHLWPRAKYIEAVVTGSMAQYIPSLEYYSEGKLPLVCTMYASSECYFGVNLKPLCDPADVAFTLLPNMCYFEFIHLGENGTWLVNKDEEGEVPNDKLVNLVNVRLGSYYELVVTTFAGDVLRVTGFHNKAPQFQFICRRNVVLSIDNDKTNEEDLHKSITAAKKLLEPYDALLVEYTSYADTSSVPGHYVLYWEILHDASFPDSSAQLDVKLLQECCISVEEELDYVYRRCRAHDKSVGPLEIRVVESGTFEALMDFFIGQGASINQYKTPRSIKSNAALKLLNSHVKASAFSPRDPAWIP, encoded by the exons atGGATGGAAAGAAATTGGAGTACAAAGGTTGGGTTGCGTTGAAAGAAATTGAGAGGCTCACAGAGAAGGCTGATGAAGTTCAGGAAACTATACTGAAAGCGATCTTAATGCAAAATGGGGAAACTGAGTATTTGAGTAAGTACATGAAGGGGTCAAAGGACGTAGACGAGTTTAAGTTCCATGTCCCTGTCATTACTTACAAGGATGTCTGTCCTTATATCCAAAGGATTGCTACTGGAGAAGACTCTTCTCTTGTCACCGGTCATCCTGTTACTGAGATGTTATGCAG TTCAGGGACTTCTGCAGGAGAGCCTAAGTTAATGCCATCAATAGCAGAAGATCTAGATCGCCGAACCTTTGTATATAACCTCATCATGCCGATAATGAACCA GTACATCTTTGGTCTTGATGAGGGCAAAGCAATGTTCCTGTACTTTATCAAGGCGGAAATGTCTACTCCCTGTGGCTTACCAGCTCGAACTGTGCTAACTAGTTACTACAAAAGCAAACACTTCAAGTGCCGAACCCGTGATGCATTCAATGATTTCACTAGCCCGGACCAAGCCATCCTATGCAAGGATAGCAACCAGAGCATGTATTGCCAGTTGCTATCTGGTCTAGTTCACCGTCATCAAGTCCTAAGGCTTGGAGCTGTGTTTGCGTCAGCTTTTCTTCGAGCCATTTCATTTCTTGAGCGCAACTGGGGTCGTCTATGCAATGATATACGCAGTGGTGACTTAGATCCTACCATCACAGATCCTGAATGTCGTTCATGCATGTCAATGTTACTAACATCACCAAATCCTTCTCTTGCGGATGAGATTGAGGATATTTGTAGCAATACATCATGGAAGGGAATTTTATGTCACCTTTGGCCCAGAGCTAAGTACATTGAGGCGGTGGTGACTGGGTCTATGGCACAATATATACCATCGCTTGAGTATTATAGTGAAGGGAAGTTGCCCTTGGTGTGTACAATGTATGCATCCTCAGAGTGTTATTTCGGTGTCAATTTGAAACCTTTATGCGATCCTGCAGACGTGGCTTTTACCCTCTTGCCTAACATGTGTTATTTTGAGTTTATACATCTGGGAGAGAATGGGACCTGGTTAGTGAACAAAGATGAGGAAGGAGAAGTGCCCAATGATAAGCTTGTCAATTTGGTGAATGTTAGACTCGGCTCCTACTATGAGTTGGTGGTTACTACCTTTGCTG GCGATGTACTCCGAGTGACAGGATTTCACAATAAAGCCCCGCAATTCCAATTCATTTGTAGGAGAAATGTCGTTCTCAGCATTGACAATGACAAAACTAACGAGGAAGATCTTCACAAGAGCATCACAGCTGCGAAGAAATTACTGGAACCCTATGATGCCCTCCTCGTGGAATACACTAGCTATGCAGACACATCGTCTGTACCGGGGCACTATGTGCTGTATTGGGAAATTCTCCATGATGCATCATTCCCAGACTCTTCAGCCCAACTTGATGTCAAACTACTCCAAGAATGTTGCATTAGTGTAGAAGAAGAACTTGATTATGTGTACAGGCGATGCCGTGCTCACGACAAGTCTGTAGGACCACTAGAGATACGTGTGGTGGAGTCTGGCACATTTGAGGCACTAATGGATTTTTTCATTGGCCAAGGGGCATCAATCAATCAGTATAAAACACCAAGGAGCATCAAGTCGAATGCTGCTCTTAAGTTACTTAATTCCCATGTTAAGGCATCAGCTTTTAGTCCAAGAGATCCTGCTTGGATCCCTTGA